GTGCTTAATAAACACTTCATCCGGTCGGAACCCCACCATCAAACCGCTGGATTGACCCAGTGAGAAAAAAGGAATAACGCTGAATCGCGATCTCCAAGGGCTATCACCAAGGGAACTGAGAATATGCCATACATCCGGCTCATCGGCTTCATCAAACAAGACCTGCACTTGAGCAGGTAAGAGCGGCTTTAGAACACCATATTCCACCACAATTACCGCCCTTTTTGTCATCGGATCAGTTAGCTGGTTGCCTGTGTCTAGAAAAGCGTCAACCTGGACTTGTATTCCTTGAGATTTTATAAATAAGCCAAGCTTGAATACTTTTTCTATAATACGCTTCTTAAGTAAAATACTTATCACCTTAACCAATGAACCAAAAGCGATTACACCCAGTAACAGACCGCACCAAAAATTATTTGATATTATCAAACTGATGCCGTTTATACTGGAGATCCGGGCTGGCTGAAGATAAAAGATTATTCCGAAAATCAGTCCGCCAAGAACAAAAGAAGTAAGATAAAAAATACCCAAGCAAGTTAAAAACTTTTTCGGCTGGAGCGGTGCAAAAGTCAGCGCGATAATCAAAACAGAAGCTATCATCTTGAACCATACAGTCAACAGCAAGTTGTATCCAGGGATAAATAAAGCAAGCGCATAAGCAGCTCCCAATGCCGCCCCGGCGGCCAGGCGGCCTTTACCGGCCGGTGTACGGCTGAGCTTAGCGGTAGCCCAAAGAATTGCGTAGTTCATTACCAGGTTGCCGAAAAAAACTTGGTCGAGATACACTGTATAAAGCAACATCGCCCGACCCCTAACACTGGTAGGAAAATAAATACTCGTTACCAGTATATTACTTCAATTAAACCTTTATGACAGGCAAGTAAAATGATAACAGCCCTGACCTAATTATACATGGTCAGGGCCCAGGAATTTGTCGGGTCTTGAAACGATACGATATTTTTTTCTAAGAATTTATTACTGATATCACCGGTTTGCCATCAATAATTTCTCCAATTTCAGCTCCCGCCACTCCTTCCGCCAACAAACGCTCTGTGAAAATTTTTGTTTTGTCCCCTGGAACAGCCATCAACAGACCACCTGAAGTCTGAGGGTCGGCTAGAATAAGTCTGTCGGCATCTTCAATGCCGCTTTTCCATTTTAGAAAATCGCTGAGATAATTCAGATTACGATAAGCGCCTGCCGGGATAATACCCATACCGGCGAGGGATCGCGCCTGCTTCAAAACAGGTATGTCCGGAAGCCGAAGCCTCGCCCCCACACCGCTTGCCGTCAACATTTCATAGAGGTGCCCTAATAGTCCGAAACCGGTTACATCTGTACACGCGTTTACACCTATCTCAGTCATAACCCGGGCGGCACGGTCATTTAGAGTCGCCATCAATTCAACGGCATGTTGATAAGTCGAATTGTCAATCAAATCTCCTTTGAGAGCCGTTGTTACAATACCTATGCCAAGTGGTTTGGTCAGGATCAGGGTATCTCCCGGTCGCGCCCCGGCATTTTTTACAATGCGTTCAGGATGGACCACACCGGTTACGGCCAGTCCATATTTTAGCTCTTCATCTTCTATGGTGTGCCCGCCGGCTGTAATCGCCCCCGCTTCTTTTACTTTTTCGGCACCGCCCTTGAGGATCTGCACCATAACTTCCAATGGTAAAGTTTTAGTTGGAAAACCGACTATATTTAAAGCTAATAACGGTTTCGCGCCCATGGCATAAATATCGCTCAACGCGTTAGCGGCTGTTATCAATCCGAATGTATAGGGATCGTCAACTACCGGTGTAAAGTAGTCTACTGTTTGCACTATCGCCATATCATCATTTAGCCGGTATACAGCCGCGTCGTCAGAGGTGGAGGAACCAACCAACAGGTCCGGATCTTCAACTTGTTCTAACTGGCACAGTACCTGCGCCAGGTCACTGGGACTGAGCTTGGCCGCTCATCCGGCGCAACTGGCCATTTGAGTCAGGCGATATTTTTCTTCCTGCATTTCATTCCCCCCTCTCCCGCTATATATAAAAATTACAAGTAGCCAGAATTCAGTAGTCAGTAGTCAGAATATTTAAAGACAGTAAAATACATTTTCCCATTCTGACTCCTGACTCCTGACTCCTGACTCCTGACTCCTGACTATTATTTTACACCATTTAGAGATTATAAACATCAGCAAGGCCATGCTTTTCAATATAGTAAAAATTAAGCAATAAGCAAAAACCCCTACCTTGGTAGGGGCATTCACTATACCTAATATTTTATCGCCGCCGGAGAAAAGCGGGAATATCCAAATCGTCGTGGTTGGTGAATGGTTTTATTTCCAACTCAGTTCTAACCCGCTCTTTTTTATGGCCCATCTGATCAAAACCTGTCGCGATAACCGTTACTCTTACTTCCGCTTCCATATTTTCGTCAATTACAGCGCCAAAAATAATGTTAGCTTCCGGATCAGCAGCCTGAGCGATTATTTCTGCCGCCTCATTTACTTCAAACAAGCCCAGAGAAGCACCGCCTGTAATATTTAATAGAACACCCCTGGCTCCTTCAATGGAGGTTTCCAGCAACGGGCTGGAAATAGCAGTGCGGGCCGCCTCGGTAGCCCGGTTGTCACCACTGGCGACACCAATGCCCATCAAGGCGGAACCCGTTTCCTTCATGATCGTCTTCACATCCGCAAAATCCAAATTAATTAGTCCGGGTACGGCAATCAAATCTGATATGCCTTGGACACCCTGACGCAGCACATCATCCGCGATACGAAAAGCCTCGACAATAGATGTGTGTTTTTCTATCACCTGTAATAACCGGTCATTAGGAATAGTAATCAGCGTATCAACTTTGGTCTTTAATGTTTCAATACCGCCTTCCGCCTGATTTGCCCGCTTGCGTCCTTCAAAAGTAAAAGGCTTGGTTACCACCCCGACGGTCAGAGCGCCCAATTCTTTAGCAACTTCAGCGACAATGGGCGCCGCCCCGGTGCCGGTACCGCCTCCCATACCGCAAGTGACAAAAACCATATCTGATCCTTTTAAAGCCTGTATTATTTCATCACGGCTCTCTTCAGCCGCTTTTTCCCCTATCTCGGGGTTGCCGCCTGAACCCAGACCTTTTGTCAGCTTAATACCTATTTGGATTTTTTGGTTGGCCTGTGCCAGGTGAAGGGCCTGAGCGTCAGTGTTAACAGCAATAAACTCAACACCCTTTAATCCGGCGCTGATCATCCGGTTTACCGCGTTATTTCCACCACCCCCGACACCTATAACCTTTATATTTGCAAACTGATCAAGGTTGAGTTCAAAATCAAGCATGCCTTAGCCTCCTCTACAGACGTATATATAATTAATTAAATTTACCTTTGCCTTTACGCTGTCATAATACGAAGCCGTACTTAACAAGGCCAAAGGCGTTCGCATAATGAGGACCCAATTCCATTCCGCTTTCTTTAGGTATACCTATCCTCACCGGAAGCCGCAGACTGTTTTCAACTAACGAGGAAAGACCGTCCATATTAGCCACCCCTCCGTAAAGTACGGCGCCACCAGGCAACTGACCTGGATAAGTAAATTTTTCCACCGCGCCGGTAACCATTTCTAAAATTTCTTTAACCCGGGCTGTTATTATTGATTTTACCAAATCAGCAGGGATGTTCACAGCTTTTTCCTCATCAAGCCTAATAATTTCTATATACCCTTGCCCAGCCTCTCTGTTATTAGTGGATTGTCTTAAGATTTCCCTGGCTTGTGCAAGGGAAGTATGTAAACATATGGCTAAATCGGTAATAATGTGCTCGCCGCCTATAGCCAGAACTGCGCTTTCCCGAATTAGCCCCCGGTCGATAACGCTCACCGTCGCAGCTGTCGCGCCAATATCAATAAGCAATGTTCCAAGTTCCTTCTCGGTCGGGCTTAATAGTGCTTCTGCGGCCGCCAGGGGACTGTAAATAATATCATGTGTTGCAAGACCGGCCAAGCGGGCGCTCTCAATAATGTTATCAAAATTACGGCTTCCGGCAGTTATTACGCGCGCCTCAGACATGAGCCCCGATTCTAAAAAGCTAAGCATGCTAGGTGTGGAAAGAACCGCCAATAGCTTTTCTCCATCCGGGATTCCGTGTGCCGCAATATCCTTTAACTGGACCCTTCCGCTAAAACGTTTTCCCGCAGTTAAAGCAACCTTGCATTCTCTCGTTGTTATGGATAAACCATTATAACCGACATAGGCCGGGAGCGCTCTCACGCCCGTCACTTTCCCCGCTTTTTCTAACGCTTGTTTGATAGATATAGCTGCCGCTTTAATATCAACAATTGAACCTTTCTGTACACCCAAGGCATAACTTTCGCCTACGCCGACTACCCGCAACAGGAAATCGTTATCAGCCTGAGCAATCACCACCGCTGTTTTTGAACTGCCTAGATCAAGACCAACCAGCGTAGCAGGATGTCTTTTGGCCAAGAACGGAACCTCCCGACCGGCTTACTTGTTTTGCTAAGATTCCATGTTTAAGGAATTCCACATGGAATACAATTTCCCTTTTTGATAAATCACTTTTTTAACAAATGTCTACGGATAATTGCAAGATTTTGAAAAA
Above is a window of Pelotomaculum isophthalicicum JI DNA encoding:
- the selD gene encoding selenide, water dikinase SelD, with product MQEEKYRLTQMASCAGUAAKLSPSDLAQVLCQLEQVEDPDLLVGSSTSDDAAVYRLNDDMAIVQTVDYFTPVVDDPYTFGLITAANALSDIYAMGAKPLLALNIVGFPTKTLPLEVMVQILKGGAEKVKEAGAITAGGHTIEDEELKYGLAVTGVVHPERIVKNAGARPGDTLILTKPLGIGIVTTALKGDLIDNSTYQHAVELMATLNDRAARVMTEIGVNACTDVTGFGLLGHLYEMLTASGVGARLRLPDIPVLKQARSLAGMGIIPAGAYRNLNYLSDFLKWKSGIEDADRLILADPQTSGGLLMAVPGDKTKIFTERLLAEGVAGAEIGEIIDGKPVISVINS
- a CDS encoding cell division protein FtsA: MAKRHPATLVGLDLGSSKTAVVIAQADNDFLLRVVGVGESYALGVQKGSIVDIKAAAISIKQALEKAGKVTGVRALPAYVGYNGLSITTRECKVALTAGKRFSGRVQLKDIAAHGIPDGEKLLAVLSTPSMLSFLESGLMSEARVITAGSRNFDNIIESARLAGLATHDIIYSPLAAAEALLSPTEKELGTLLIDIGATAATVSVIDRGLIRESAVLAIGGEHIITDLAICLHTSLAQAREILRQSTNNREAGQGYIEIIRLDEEKAVNIPADLVKSIITARVKEILEMVTGAVEKFTYPGQLPGGAVLYGGVANMDGLSSLVENSLRLPVRIGIPKESGMELGPHYANAFGLVKYGFVL
- the ftsZ gene encoding cell division protein FtsZ, translated to MLDFELNLDQFANIKVIGVGGGGNNAVNRMISAGLKGVEFIAVNTDAQALHLAQANQKIQIGIKLTKGLGSGGNPEIGEKAAEESRDEIIQALKGSDMVFVTCGMGGGTGTGAAPIVAEVAKELGALTVGVVTKPFTFEGRKRANQAEGGIETLKTKVDTLITIPNDRLLQVIEKHTSIVEAFRIADDVLRQGVQGISDLIAVPGLINLDFADVKTIMKETGSALMGIGVASGDNRATEAARTAISSPLLETSIEGARGVLLNITGGASLGLFEVNEAAEIIAQAADPEANIIFGAVIDENMEAEVRVTVIATGFDQMGHKKERVRTELEIKPFTNHDDLDIPAFLRRR
- the spoIIGA gene encoding sigma-E processing peptidase SpoIIGA; protein product: MLLYTVYLDQVFFGNLVMNYAILWATAKLSRTPAGKGRLAAGAALGAAYALALFIPGYNLLLTVWFKMIASVLIIALTFAPLQPKKFLTCLGIFYLTSFVLGGLIFGIIFYLQPARISSINGISLIISNNFWCGLLLGVIAFGSLVKVISILLKKRIIEKVFKLGLFIKSQGIQVQVDAFLDTGNQLTDPMTKRAVIVVEYGVLKPLLPAQVQVLFDEADEPDVWHILSSLGDSPWRSRFSVIPFFSLGQSSGLMVGFRPDEVFIKHHERLVKIKKVVIAIYHKKIDPGNSYNALLHPRLLEIHEG